Genomic DNA from Nocardioides aquaticus:
GCGGTCGGAGGTCCCGGTATCGCCGCACTGCGTGCCCTGTCGCGGGTCTCGGGTGGAGAGTCGGTCATCTCCACCCAGGGCACACGCGACGGGGCCTCCCGGATGGCGTGGTCGCTGCGCAACCTCTTCAACAAACCCGAGCTCATGGGGATCATCCGTGGTGCTGGCCGCGATGCGTACTGGCAAGACGTCCTCGTTCACTGCGTCCATGGGGGCCTCCAGGGCGTCCTCGACGAGTACGTCTACCTACTCGACCAAGCCGTCGGCCGTGACGACCCGACCGACAAGGCGTCCGCAATCGCACGCCGCTTCGACGAGGCAACATCGCTGCGCACGGCGACCCAGACATTCACCGACGTGTCCACCGCCGATGGCCAGGTCAAACTCGAGTCCCATCGCACGCGCACCCACCTTGCCGTGCGGTTCGGCCGCGGCGTCGCCGAGGACGACAAGAGCGTCATGCGCGAGGGGCAAGTGCGCGAAGCGTTCAACTCACCGTTCTGGCCCTTCGTGCTGGCCTCGACTTCCGTGGGTCAGGAAGGCTTGGACTTCCACCACTACAGCCATGCCGTAGTCCATTGGAACCTGCCATCTAATCCAGTCGACCTGGAGCAACGCGAGGGGCGCGTGCATCGCTACCAGGGCCACGCCGTGCGGAAGGACGTCGCAGCCAGCTACCACGACCATCCCGCCGTCGTGAACGCGGACAACCCGTGGGCCTGCATGTTCGAGCTCGCGCTCGACGAACGCAAGGCTGGACTCAGCGACATCTACCCGTCATGGGTCCCACCCATGGACAAGGGCTCGGCACGCATAGAGCGCTACGTGCCGGCGCTCCCCCTGAGCCGTGAGAGCCACGCGCTCCAGCGGCTGCTGCGCACGGTCGGGGCCTACCGCATGGTGCTCGGCCAGCCACGTCAGGAAGACCTGTTGAGATACCTCGGCGAGCGGGCGCACGACTTGACGGGGTTACAGATCGACCTGGAGCCTGGCCGCTGAAGATCTAGCGACTTGCTCTCTAGTTCCCGGCACATCTAGGGCTGTCGCGGCCAGGTGCTCGTGGACCGACTTATCAGTTGTTGGGCAGGGGCTGAGCAACGCCGAGCACGGCCGAGAACGAGTGTGAGGTCAAGGGGGATCCGGCGAATAAGATCCTGGAGATGTCATGCTGGAGATCGTGGTGGATCTGCCCTTGGAATTCTCGAAGCGCGAGGCCTTGATGCACGCGCTCGCGACGGAGTTCGCGCAGAATGCGGTTCTGACGAGCAAGTGGCTCGGGCGAGTCGATTTCGGATTTGGTCCTGAGCGCGTCAAGGACGTAGGCAAGGGAATCTGGAATCCGTCGGCCTACGTCGGCACACTCACGATCGTCAGCGACCCCGACAGCGAGTACGACGACGGCGATCATGGCGACTCGCTGTACCGCTACTCTTATGAGAAGCGGCCGGCGGGCCAGGACCCGCTAGGCGGATCCAACATCAAACTTCGCCAAGCAATGCGCCTGGGTCTACCCATTGTGATGCTCCGCAAGATCTCCGACGGTCGGTTCGTTCCTGTCATGCCGGTCTATGTCGTGAAGGAGGAACCCGAGCATCGTCGATTCCTTCTGGCTCTCGACGAGAGTCTCCGTTTCCTTCCCGACCCTGCTCATCTCACCGAGGACCAGCGTCGCTACGTCGAGCGGGTCGTTCGCCAGCGCATGCATCAGCCGGAGTTCAGATCGCGCGTGCTGGGCGCTTACGAGCTGAAGTGCTCGGTGTGTGACCTCAAGAAGACCCCCCTCCTCGACGCCGCGCACATCACGGCCGACGCGGCGGTCGAGGGCCTGCCTGTGGTCACCAACGGTCTTGCTCTGTGCAAGATCCACCACGCTGCCTACGACGAGAACATTCTCGGGGTCTCACCCGACTACGTCGTGCACATCAACGATGCTGTGCTCGCTGAAGTCGATGGCCCGATGCTGAAGTACGGCCTGCAGCAGATGGACAAGGGAGCGCTTTGGGTGCCGCGACGGGTCGAACATCGCCCCGACAAGGACCGCCTCGCCGATCGATTCGAAGCCTTTAAGAGCGCTGGTTGACCACACGAGGCGCCGTTCTGGTCTCTCGGCCAGAGGCCTAGGGGCTCCAACCGCCGGTCATTGATCCCACCGCTGCAGACATCGCCTCGGGTCCTGGACCTATCGGCGCAGTGACATCGGCTCGCGAGTAGGCGAAGAGTCTGATTCATCACCGGGGCGGTGCTAACTTTCGATCCGGCGGCCGGGAGGCCTCAGGAACCCATCCGTGTAGATGGGGCCGACCTCGGGTTCCGGGGATGCTCTCGCCATCGCGAGAGCAGGAGGGAACCGAGCAATGGCGGTAGTGCACATCAGCAATCAAGGTGGGGCCTCCCGGCGGCCGACACCCACCGCATTTGTCCAGCAAGTAGCCCGCCGCGTCGACGTCCCGGTCACTTACGCCAGGGACGTGCTCACGCGGTCGATCTTTCCCTACCGCAGGGTCGAGGTCCGCAAACGCACTGGCGGCCAGCGGATCCTCCACAGCCCGGAGCTACCGCTGATG
This window encodes:
- a CDS encoding HNH endonuclease, translated to MLEIVVDLPLEFSKREALMHALATEFAQNAVLTSKWLGRVDFGFGPERVKDVGKGIWNPSAYVGTLTIVSDPDSEYDDGDHGDSLYRYSYEKRPAGQDPLGGSNIKLRQAMRLGLPIVMLRKISDGRFVPVMPVYVVKEEPEHRRFLLALDESLRFLPDPAHLTEDQRRYVERVVRQRMHQPEFRSRVLGAYELKCSVCDLKKTPLLDAAHITADAAVEGLPVVTNGLALCKIHHAAYDENILGVSPDYVVHINDAVLAEVDGPMLKYGLQQMDKGALWVPRRVEHRPDKDRLADRFEAFKSAG